In Patescibacteria group bacterium, the genomic window TCTTCATCCAACTTGTCTGCTGCTTCGGTGGTGGACACTGATTTACTTATAAAGAATAATCTAACGATTCCCCAAGCAATTAACCAATAAACTAACATTGCTAGTATTGTGGTCCACTCAATGACAACACTATCAACTCTAGTGATGTTAAAAACATTCATGAATGGAGCGACAAAAGGATAACTGACTTCGTAAATAAAACTACTGAAGCCAGCCGAACTATTTGCTGCCAAGAACTTTAAGATAAAGCGAAAGGCTAATACAAGCTCGAGTAGTCCGAGAATATACCAAACTATTTGTGTCCCATGGTATAGAGACTTGGTTGTACGAGATACATGAGAGTCCATATGTTTATATATTTAGTTAATAAAATTTATTGAAATTAGTTTTGTAAAAGTCATCGTGTCTTTATTGGTAATAAGTTATATATTTATTATATATCAAACCACCAGGGTGATTGACCCACCTTTATTTAAAAGACTAAATTTAAACTACTCCTAGTCTCAACTAAGCTTTTCTAAGTGCAATGACTATTGCTATCAAGATAACTGCTCCGAGTAGAGCCACGAGAAAGCTATAAAGATTAAATCCAGATACTCCACTGTATCCGAAAAATCCCATAACCCAACCGCCGACAACCGCGCCGACAACACCGATAACGATATTGAGTAGTAAACCTTCATTTGTGCCCATAATTATTGATGCAACCCAACCGACAATTGCACCAAGAATAATCCAAATTAAAATTCCCATAATGTTTTGTTAAATTATTA contains:
- a CDS encoding YggT family protein: MDSHVSRTTKSLYHGTQIVWYILGLLELVLAFRFILKFLAANSSAGFSSFIYEVSYPFVAPFMNVFNITRVDSVVIEWTTILAMLVYWLIAWGIVRLFFISKSVSTTEAADKLDEEEYK
- a CDS encoding GlsB/YeaQ/YmgE family stress response membrane protein — its product is MGILIWIILGAIVGWVASIIMGTNEGLLLNIVIGVVGAVVGGWVMGFFGYSGVSGFNLYSFLVALLGAVILIAIVIALRKA